In Deinococcus maricopensis DSM 21211, one genomic interval encodes:
- the coaD gene encoding pantetheine-phosphate adenylyltransferase gives MNAVFPGSFDPITNGHMDVLTRASRIFEHVTVTVMHNARKQGRHLFTLEERLDILREATAHLPNVSVDSFSGLLVDYMRQSNKGIIVRGLRAVSDYEYELQIAHLNRQLGGVETVFIMAATRWSYVSSSMLREIASYQGDVTSMAPAATVSALRRKFAAEITNAASVDNPGSPR, from the coding sequence ATGAACGCCGTGTTCCCGGGCAGTTTCGACCCCATCACCAACGGCCACATGGACGTCCTCACCCGCGCCTCGCGGATCTTCGAGCACGTCACCGTGACCGTCATGCACAACGCCCGCAAGCAGGGCCGTCACCTCTTCACCCTCGAAGAGCGCCTCGACATCCTCCGCGAAGCCACCGCGCACCTGCCGAACGTCAGCGTCGACTCGTTTAGCGGTCTGCTCGTTGACTACATGCGCCAGTCGAACAAAGGCATCATCGTGCGCGGCCTGCGCGCCGTGAGCGACTACGAGTACGAACTGCAGATCGCGCACCTCAACCGCCAGCTCGGCGGCGTCGAAACGGTGTTCATCATGGCCGCCACCCGCTGGAGCTACGTGAGCAGCAGCATGCTCCGCGAAATCGCCAGCTACCAGGGCGACGTGACCAGCATGGCGCCCGCCGCCACTGTGAGCGCGCTGCGCCGCAAATTCGCGGCGGAAATCACGAACGCAGCAAGTGTTGACAACCCCGGAAGCCCCCGCTAG
- a CDS encoding tetratricopeptide repeat protein: protein MNLAEIWTAIDEGRHADAERLLHDDPDLLASRAGQMAHGYILAHTGRHPEARDVYARLRAAHAGDEWEHIAVHQQGMVERLAGDHAAALAHFEQELQLIRALGDRPHKLAVNAYELGVTSLALGRVEAARTHLQDSLRNAHRQDDPVAVACAERGLGEVAAYEGNVGEARAHYARAIEAFEDAEDEVGIREVQALMDALKVHEA from the coding sequence ATGAACCTCGCGGAGATCTGGACGGCCATCGATGAGGGTCGGCATGCGGACGCGGAACGCCTGCTGCACGACGACCCGGACCTCCTCGCCTCCCGCGCCGGTCAGATGGCGCACGGGTACATCCTCGCGCATACGGGGCGCCACCCGGAAGCGCGCGACGTGTACGCGCGCCTGCGCGCAGCGCACGCCGGCGACGAATGGGAGCACATTGCCGTGCACCAGCAGGGCATGGTGGAGCGCCTCGCCGGTGACCACGCCGCCGCGCTCGCGCACTTCGAGCAGGAACTGCAGCTGATTCGCGCGCTCGGGGACCGGCCGCACAAGCTGGCCGTGAACGCCTACGAGCTGGGCGTCACGAGTCTCGCGCTGGGGCGCGTGGAGGCGGCGCGCACGCACCTGCAGGACAGCCTGCGCAACGCCCACCGGCAGGATGACCCCGTGGCGGTCGCGTGCGCCGAGCGTGGCCTCGGGGAGGTCGCGGCGTACGAGGGGAACGTGGGTGAGGCGCGGGCACACTACGCGCGCGCCATCGAGGCTTTCGAGGACGCCGAGGACGAGGTGGGCATCCGTGAAGTGCAGGCGTTGATGGACGCCCTGAAGGTCCACGAGGCCTGA
- a CDS encoding glutaredoxin domain-containing protein translates to MIKMYTTSWCPDCHAAKAALNKKGLAYEEINIEQDEQAAEYVMSVNGGRRSVPTLVSGDVAQSLSGFRPQKLDEFLGKAGLA, encoded by the coding sequence ATGATCAAGATGTACACGACCAGCTGGTGCCCGGACTGCCACGCCGCCAAGGCCGCCCTCAACAAAAAAGGCCTCGCGTACGAGGAAATCAACATCGAACAGGACGAACAGGCCGCCGAGTACGTCATGAGCGTCAACGGTGGGCGTCGCAGCGTCCCTACCCTCGTGAGCGGCGACGTCGCCCAGAGCCTCAGCGGCTTCCGCCCCCAGAAACTCGACGAGTTCCTCGGCAAAGCCGGCCTGGCCTGA
- a CDS encoding ribonuclease HI has protein sequence MNHAFVDGSFDAGVGGWGVVLILPNLLPRRLQGRVDAEDNNATELRAVLEAVLHAPAQERMMVHTDNVNIIRAVRSGARSFPQDELAAQVREAAEAREVQLQLVRESRTRRHMRAAHDLANAARREQPLSAPGAPAEAVLDVQPWRSEAKVMVRRDGERVTAHVPLDAPTPLPPTVQALGVAVGLARPGEVLTVRRASTLAMAWWNNPRRALDEEARTALCALVAEAEGRGVQVQFA, from the coding sequence TTGAATCACGCGTTTGTGGATGGCAGTTTCGACGCGGGCGTGGGCGGCTGGGGCGTGGTGCTGATCCTGCCGAACCTGCTGCCGCGGCGCCTGCAGGGGCGCGTGGACGCCGAGGACAACAACGCCACGGAGTTGCGGGCGGTGCTGGAAGCGGTGCTGCACGCCCCCGCGCAGGAGCGGATGATGGTGCACACGGACAACGTGAACATCATCCGCGCGGTCCGTTCGGGCGCGCGCAGCTTCCCGCAAGATGAGCTGGCCGCGCAGGTCCGCGAGGCGGCGGAGGCGCGCGAGGTGCAGCTGCAACTGGTGCGGGAGTCGCGGACGCGCCGGCACATGCGCGCCGCGCATGATCTGGCGAACGCGGCGCGGCGCGAGCAACCGCTCAGCGCGCCGGGCGCGCCGGCCGAGGCGGTGCTGGACGTGCAGCCGTGGCGTTCGGAAGCGAAAGTGATGGTGCGCCGTGACGGGGAGCGCGTCACGGCGCACGTGCCGCTGGACGCGCCGACGCCGCTGCCGCCGACGGTGCAGGCGCTCGGGGTGGCGGTGGGGCTGGCGCGGCCCGGGGAGGTGCTGACGGTGCGGCGGGCGTCCACGCTGGCGATGGCGTGGTGGAACAACCCGCGGCGCGCGCTGGACGAGGAGGCGCGCACGGCCCTCTGTGCGCTGGTGGCGGAGGCGGAGGGGCGGGGCGTGCAGGTGCAGTTCGCCTGA
- a CDS encoding thiamine diphosphokinase, whose protein sequence is MIAWVLVGGRVRVTPEVARVRAERPPALVVAADGGARHAGALGVQVDAWVGDFDSSAGVDLNVPREVHPRAKDLTDAELAVQVARARGATSAVVWGAFGGRFDHALALALTAVRASAAGFPIALHSGDESGVPLLPGAPVQVRSRVGQVLSVVALDDLSGLTLSGVRWPLQRADVPCGSGWTLSNEAHADAVRAQVQRGRALLLQRWDDVGVVP, encoded by the coding sequence GTGATCGCGTGGGTGCTGGTGGGGGGTCGCGTGCGGGTCACGCCGGAGGTGGCGCGCGTGCGCGCGGAGCGGCCGCCGGCGCTGGTGGTCGCGGCGGATGGTGGGGCGCGTCATGCGGGCGCGCTGGGCGTGCAGGTGGATGCGTGGGTGGGTGATTTCGATTCGTCGGCGGGCGTGGACCTGAACGTGCCCCGCGAAGTGCACCCGCGCGCGAAGGACCTCACGGACGCGGAACTGGCGGTGCAGGTGGCGCGGGCGCGCGGGGCGACGTCGGCGGTGGTGTGGGGCGCGTTCGGCGGGCGGTTCGATCACGCGCTGGCGCTGGCGCTGACGGCGGTGCGTGCGTCGGCGGCGGGCTTCCCGATCGCCCTGCACAGCGGGGACGAGTCGGGCGTGCCGCTGCTGCCGGGCGCGCCCGTGCAGGTGCGCAGCCGTGTGGGGCAGGTGCTGAGCGTCGTCGCGCTCGACGACCTCTCCGGCTTGACGTTGTCCGGCGTGCGGTGGCCGCTGCAGCGCGCGGACGTGCCGTGCGGGAGCGGGTGGACGCTCAGCAACGAGGCGCACGCGGACGCCGTGCGGGCCCAGGTGCAGCGGGGGCGGGCGCTGCTGCTGCAGCGCTGGGACGACGTGGGCGTGGTCCCCTGA
- a CDS encoding ATP-binding protein, which yields MTLHPQLPADAPISAFLDHVLAHTPSACALLDTQERILCVNPAFAALTGRPAPAHVGEPLRDALPPGATPYVHAALQAARGEQPPPPPSPDGLHYRAFTVAGPDGQPAGSALLIDVDPGQDAARAQHLQRITGALARAFTSSDLIRTVLEQAVQATGAFRGTLIKSVEGDTLYLIGSTGYDEGFDDRWRQFNVNPAYPITHAVLTREAVFGTRALLQRDFPDVMPMLDARTQALVILPLLAGERLLGALTLSFDHEDAVLPARQAFARTLADACASALERARLYDAERAAGARAALLAEVSGALAASLEVRPTIERIATLATAHLADWAAVFLPDETGRMQAAVVAHDDPRQIELLRWLVARFPSDPAQYGSSAWVQRTGEPILLPAVPPGLVDGIEDPARRDAVRRMGLHSLILVPLTTQGRHLGVLGLATTHPERTYGPDDLALARELAQRAAMALDNASLFEASQRREARYRSLIDATRQTVWTTDDHGDLRGEQPGWTRLTGQAPHEHAHGGWIDHVHPDDRARTFAAWQDAVQQRHVYEVDHRLRVADGTYRHFHVRAVPVHTAFGDPPEWVGVHTDVTDRVRAEAALRDLNADLEARVQARTRDVLRLEERLATIIGHLPISLFALDDEGRFTLAEGHGALTGADAVGHSAFERYAPFPDLLGDVRCALAGEAVHAQRTLGERVLDTWYVPQHDETGRVSGVLGLRVDVTQRARVEAELARSNAELSRFAFVAAHDLQEPLRTIISFTELLERKHAADLSAGARRYLSFIVGGARRMKTLVDDLLAYSRVSADPPHLRPVPLSAAVTHALDALDAALHATAARVHVDALPDVLGDEGQLAQVFQNLIGNAVKFRRDGTSPEVRIHADRTGEMWHVRVHDNGIGMDPAYLERIFVMFQRLHAKSQYEGTGLGLAICQKIIEAHGGRIWADSAPGQGSTFHFTLRDARAPAPDAQPGPASSGGVV from the coding sequence GTGACGCTGCACCCTCAGCTTCCGGCGGACGCGCCCATCAGCGCGTTCCTCGACCACGTGCTCGCCCACACCCCCAGCGCCTGCGCGCTGCTCGACACCCAGGAACGCATCTTGTGCGTCAACCCTGCGTTCGCAGCGCTCACCGGGCGGCCCGCCCCCGCGCACGTCGGCGAGCCCCTCCGCGACGCCCTGCCCCCGGGCGCCACGCCGTACGTCCACGCCGCGTTGCAGGCCGCCCGGGGCGAGCAGCCTCCGCCACCGCCCAGCCCGGACGGCCTGCACTACCGCGCGTTCACCGTGGCCGGCCCGGACGGTCAGCCCGCCGGGTCTGCTCTCCTCATCGACGTGGACCCCGGGCAGGACGCCGCGCGCGCGCAGCACCTCCAGCGCATCACGGGCGCGCTCGCGCGCGCCTTCACGTCCAGCGACCTCATCCGCACCGTGCTGGAGCAGGCTGTGCAGGCCACAGGCGCCTTTCGCGGCACGCTCATCAAGAGCGTCGAAGGCGACACGCTGTACCTGATCGGCTCCACCGGGTACGACGAGGGCTTCGACGACCGCTGGCGGCAGTTCAACGTCAACCCCGCGTACCCCATCACGCACGCCGTGCTCACCCGCGAGGCCGTCTTCGGGACGCGCGCCCTGCTGCAGCGCGACTTCCCGGACGTCATGCCCATGCTGGACGCCCGCACGCAGGCCCTCGTGATCCTCCCGTTGCTGGCCGGCGAGCGCCTGCTCGGCGCCCTCACCCTCTCCTTCGACCACGAGGACGCCGTCCTGCCCGCCCGGCAGGCGTTCGCGCGCACCCTCGCCGACGCGTGCGCGAGCGCCCTGGAACGCGCGCGCCTGTACGACGCGGAACGCGCCGCTGGGGCCCGCGCCGCGCTGCTCGCCGAGGTGAGCGGTGCGCTCGCCGCCTCCCTGGAGGTCCGCCCCACCATCGAGCGCATCGCCACGCTCGCCACCGCGCACCTCGCGGACTGGGCGGCGGTGTTCCTGCCCGACGAGACCGGCCGCATGCAGGCGGCCGTCGTCGCGCACGACGACCCGCGGCAGATTGAGCTGCTGCGCTGGCTCGTCGCGCGCTTCCCCTCCGACCCCGCGCAGTACGGGTCGAGCGCGTGGGTGCAGCGCACCGGCGAGCCCATTCTGCTGCCCGCCGTGCCGCCCGGCCTCGTCGACGGCATCGAGGACCCCGCCCGCCGGGACGCCGTGCGCCGCATGGGCCTGCACTCCCTGATTCTCGTGCCGCTCACCACGCAGGGCCGACACCTCGGCGTGCTCGGCCTCGCCACCACCCACCCGGAACGCACGTACGGCCCGGACGACCTGGCGCTCGCCCGGGAACTCGCGCAGCGCGCCGCCATGGCCCTCGACAACGCCTCCCTGTTCGAGGCGTCGCAGCGCCGCGAGGCCCGCTACCGCTCCCTGATCGACGCGACCCGCCAGACCGTGTGGACCACCGACGACCACGGGGACCTGCGCGGCGAACAGCCGGGCTGGACGCGCCTCACCGGACAGGCGCCGCACGAGCACGCCCACGGCGGCTGGATCGACCACGTTCACCCGGACGACCGCGCGCGCACCTTCGCGGCGTGGCAGGACGCCGTGCAGCAACGCCACGTGTACGAAGTCGACCACCGCCTGCGCGTCGCGGACGGCACGTACCGGCACTTCCACGTGCGCGCCGTGCCGGTCCACACCGCCTTCGGCGACCCGCCGGAATGGGTGGGCGTCCACACGGACGTCACCGACCGCGTGCGCGCCGAAGCGGCCCTGCGCGACCTGAACGCCGACCTGGAGGCGCGCGTGCAGGCCCGCACCCGCGACGTCCTGCGCCTCGAGGAACGCCTCGCCACCATCATCGGCCACCTGCCCATCAGCCTGTTCGCGCTTGACGACGAGGGCCGCTTCACGCTCGCCGAAGGGCACGGCGCCCTGACCGGCGCGGACGCCGTCGGGCACAGCGCCTTCGAGCGGTACGCGCCGTTCCCGGACCTGCTCGGCGACGTGCGCTGCGCGCTCGCCGGGGAGGCCGTGCACGCGCAGCGGACCCTCGGCGAGCGCGTCCTCGACACTTGGTACGTCCCGCAACACGACGAAACCGGACGCGTGAGCGGCGTGCTCGGCCTGCGCGTGGACGTGACGCAGCGCGCGCGCGTCGAAGCGGAACTCGCGCGCAGCAACGCCGAACTCAGCCGCTTCGCGTTCGTCGCCGCGCACGACCTGCAAGAACCCCTGCGGACCATCATCTCGTTCACGGAACTGCTGGAACGCAAACACGCCGCGGATCTCAGCGCGGGCGCCCGACGCTACCTGTCGTTCATCGTCGGCGGCGCGCGCCGCATGAAAACCCTCGTGGACGACCTGCTCGCGTACTCCCGCGTGAGCGCCGACCCACCCCACCTGCGGCCCGTGCCGCTCAGCGCGGCCGTCACGCACGCCCTCGACGCGCTCGACGCGGCCCTGCACGCCACCGCCGCCCGCGTGCACGTGGACGCCCTGCCGGACGTGCTCGGCGACGAAGGCCAGCTCGCGCAGGTGTTCCAGAACCTGATCGGCAACGCCGTGAAGTTCCGCCGCGACGGCACGTCCCCGGAAGTGCGCATTCACGCGGACCGGACAGGGGAGATGTGGCACGTGCGCGTCCACGATAACGGCATCGGCATGGACCCCGCGTACCTCGAGCGGATCTTCGTGATGTTCCAGCGGCTGCACGCCAAATCGCAGTACGAAGGCACCGGTCTGGGCCTCGCCATCTGCCAGAAGATCATCGAGGCGCACGGCGGACGCATCTGGGCGGACAGCGCCCCCGGGCAGGGCAGCACCTTCCACTTCACGCTGCGTGACGCCCGCGCGCCCGCCCCGGACGCTCAGCCGGGCCCGGCCTCCTCGGGCGGCGTCGTGTAG
- a CDS encoding FRG domain-containing protein encodes MGIKEHTCESWLHLLELLYADTWNPALRRHRSPYVFRGVSSAAHGLRTSLQGLAGGGDAHALELHLLRNFRKYARRTVNEDDSSWHWLAVGQHYGLPTRLLDFSYSPLVALHFMTRDPSTFDRDGAVWMVNLARTNASLPEPLRDALEQEGSSVFTTDLLGSVTRQAPAPTARALNSDARTLDVLGRLSADPYLLFLEPPSIDERIAQQFALFSLPSDPALDMEALLAQQPDAAVKVIVPARLKWQVRDHLDQANVNERTLFPGLGGLAQWLRVYYTTPPEEAGPG; translated from the coding sequence ATGGGCATCAAGGAACACACGTGTGAGTCGTGGCTGCACCTGCTGGAGCTGCTGTACGCGGACACCTGGAATCCGGCATTGCGGCGGCACCGTTCGCCGTACGTGTTCCGGGGCGTGTCGAGCGCGGCGCACGGGCTGCGGACGTCCCTGCAGGGCCTGGCGGGCGGCGGGGACGCGCACGCGCTGGAACTGCACCTGCTGCGGAACTTCCGGAAGTACGCGCGCCGCACCGTGAACGAGGACGACTCGTCGTGGCACTGGCTGGCGGTCGGGCAGCATTACGGCCTGCCGACGCGGCTGCTGGACTTCTCGTACTCGCCGTTGGTGGCGCTGCACTTCATGACGCGTGACCCGTCCACGTTCGACCGGGACGGCGCGGTGTGGATGGTGAACCTGGCGCGCACGAACGCGTCCCTGCCGGAGCCGCTGCGGGACGCGCTGGAGCAGGAGGGCTCGTCGGTGTTCACCACGGACCTGCTGGGCAGCGTGACGCGGCAGGCGCCGGCCCCGACGGCCCGCGCGCTGAACAGTGACGCGCGCACGCTGGACGTGCTGGGCCGCCTGAGCGCCGACCCGTACCTGCTGTTCCTGGAGCCACCGTCCATTGATGAGCGCATCGCGCAGCAGTTCGCGCTGTTCAGCTTGCCGTCCGACCCGGCGCTCGACATGGAGGCGCTGCTGGCGCAGCAGCCGGACGCGGCCGTGAAAGTCATCGTGCCCGCGCGGCTGAAGTGGCAGGTGCGCGACCACCTGGATCAGGCGAACGTGAACGAGCGGACGCTGTTTCCGGGGCTGGGCGGGCTGGCGCAGTGGCTGCGGGTGTACTACACGACGCCGCCCGAGGAGGCCGGGCCCGGCTGA
- a CDS encoding GNAT family N-acetyltransferase encodes MTHDAPTPAPLDTPVLAALTGPHAHLAEVHGGARRYPPRAAPFGAVLPGAEADLLGLLRPGETVTLVGEHAPPPGLTRVVDITVHQMHLRASAPDLPGDDILPLTPADLPDMLDLVRLTRPGPLRPGAFDLGAFWGVRDAGRLVALTGTRFHAPGARELTAVCTHPDARGRGHAARLVAHAARHLQALGETPFLHVYTENRDAARVYARLGFLVARTLPIRAYAHP; translated from the coding sequence TTGACGCACGACGCCCCCACCCCGGCCCCGCTGGACACGCCGGTGCTCGCCGCGCTCACCGGCCCGCACGCGCACCTTGCGGAAGTGCACGGCGGCGCGCGCCGCTACCCTCCGCGCGCGGCGCCGTTCGGCGCGGTTCTGCCCGGCGCGGAAGCGGACCTCTTGGGCCTGCTGCGCCCCGGCGAGACGGTCACGCTGGTGGGCGAGCACGCCCCGCCGCCCGGCCTGACCCGCGTGGTGGACATCACCGTCCACCAGATGCACCTGCGCGCGTCCGCCCCGGACCTGCCCGGCGACGACATCCTGCCGCTCACGCCCGCGGACCTGCCGGACATGCTCGACCTCGTGCGCCTCACGCGGCCCGGCCCGCTGCGACCCGGTGCGTTCGACCTGGGCGCGTTCTGGGGCGTGCGCGACGCCGGTCGGCTCGTGGCGCTCACGGGCACGCGCTTCCACGCGCCCGGCGCGCGCGAACTTACCGCCGTCTGCACCCACCCGGACGCGCGCGGACGCGGGCACGCCGCGCGCCTCGTCGCGCACGCGGCGCGGCACCTCCAGGCGCTCGGCGAGACGCCGTTCCTGCACGTGTACACCGAGAACCGGGACGCCGCCCGCGTGTACGCCCGCCTGGGCTTCCTCGTGGCGCGGACCCTCCCCATCCGCGCGTACGCCCACCCCTGA
- a CDS encoding agmatine deiminase family protein yields MPAEWAPHDATWMTWPADDDLWFGHLNAVRAEFADLVRTIARFERVELLVRDDETEHDARARLDGANVTFHRLPSDDVWMRDNGPIFLKRGDDLTLTNWVFNAWGGKFEFLNDDRVPEYVAGRLGLRHWDLPQVLEGGGIEVNGAGVGLTTRSCFLTDTRNPQLTEADYAELLRAYLGVEKLLWLDGGLENDHTDGHIDTITRFTDERTIVTSVEPNPDDANHATMNANLEALRAMTDVHGERFRIVELPLPERRLEGAEGRLPPTYANFYIGNGFVVVPLYDDPNDARALEVLRPLFPDREVIGLRSRAIIEGGGSFHCVTQQQPAGAPWTGE; encoded by the coding sequence ATGCCCGCCGAGTGGGCGCCGCATGACGCCACGTGGATGACGTGGCCTGCTGACGACGACCTGTGGTTCGGGCACCTGAACGCCGTCCGCGCGGAGTTCGCGGACCTCGTGCGCACCATCGCGCGCTTCGAGCGGGTCGAACTGCTCGTGCGCGACGACGAAACCGAACACGACGCCCGCGCCCGCCTGGACGGCGCGAACGTCACCTTCCACCGCCTCCCCTCCGACGACGTGTGGATGCGCGACAACGGCCCGATTTTCCTGAAGCGCGGCGACGACCTGACCCTCACCAACTGGGTGTTCAACGCCTGGGGCGGGAAATTCGAGTTCCTGAACGACGACCGCGTTCCCGAGTACGTCGCGGGTCGCCTGGGCCTGCGTCACTGGGACCTCCCGCAGGTGCTGGAAGGCGGCGGCATCGAGGTGAACGGCGCGGGCGTGGGCCTCACGACCCGCTCGTGCTTCCTCACGGACACCCGCAACCCGCAGCTCACCGAAGCCGACTACGCCGAGCTGCTGCGCGCGTACCTCGGCGTCGAGAAGCTGCTGTGGCTGGACGGCGGCTTGGAAAACGACCACACGGACGGGCACATCGACACCATCACGCGATTCACCGATGAGCGCACCATCGTGACGAGCGTGGAACCCAACCCGGACGACGCGAACCACGCCACCATGAACGCCAACCTCGAGGCGCTGCGCGCCATGACGGACGTGCACGGCGAACGCTTCCGCATCGTGGAACTCCCGCTGCCCGAGCGCCGCCTGGAGGGCGCCGAGGGCCGCCTGCCGCCCACGTACGCGAACTTCTACATCGGCAACGGCTTCGTGGTCGTGCCGCTGTACGACGATCCGAACGACGCCCGCGCCCTGGAGGTCCTGCGCCCACTGTTCCCGGACCGCGAGGTGATCGGCCTGCGCTCCCGCGCGATTATCGAGGGCGGCGGCAGCTTCCACTGCGTCACGCAGCAGCAGCCTGCCGGGGCGCCCTGGACGGGCGAGTGA
- a CDS encoding GNAT family N-acetyltransferase, producing MTTAGAVDLGGGYTLRPAPLEAYLAVYARHEQDVFQTWSYQWDASVPTLPVPTLTWLVEHEGDVVGWHYARAWDGRTVYMVNTGLLPAHRGRGVYTRMLPPLLDAFRAGGYTLVRSHHHATNNAILIPKLRAGFVIQGLEMDHHGLMAVLMYSFDDAYRAAMSVRAGHARPSGEAARRLGLHPTPQEDTP from the coding sequence GTGACCACGGCGGGCGCGGTGGACCTGGGCGGCGGGTACACCCTGCGGCCCGCGCCGCTGGAGGCGTACCTCGCCGTGTACGCCCGCCACGAACAGGACGTGTTCCAGACCTGGTCCTACCAGTGGGATGCGAGCGTCCCCACCCTGCCCGTCCCGACCCTCACGTGGCTCGTCGAGCACGAAGGTGACGTGGTCGGCTGGCACTACGCGCGCGCCTGGGACGGCCGCACCGTCTACATGGTCAACACCGGCCTGCTGCCCGCGCACCGCGGGCGCGGCGTGTACACCCGCATGCTCCCACCCCTGCTGGACGCGTTCCGCGCGGGCGGCTACACCCTCGTGCGCAGCCACCACCACGCCACCAACAACGCCATCCTGATCCCGAAACTCCGCGCGGGCTTCGTGATCCAGGGCCTCGAAATGGACCACCACGGCCTGATGGCCGTCCTGATGTACAGCTTCGACGACGCGTACCGCGCGGCCATGAGCGTCCGCGCCGGGCACGCCCGCCCGAGCGGCGAGGCCGCCAGACGCCTCGGCCTGCACCCCACCCCCCAGGAGGACACGCCATGA
- the aguB gene encoding N-carbamoylputrescine amidase, translating to MTDHRDAKTIKLAVVQMHMSDRLDDNVERAEAHVRAAAAAGANVILLPELFENLYFCQVEREEYFDLAHDVENHPFLSRFGALARELGVVLPVSFFERSGHAYYNSLATFDADGTLLGIYRKSHIPDGPGYEEKYYFNPGDTGFKVWDTRFGRFGVGICWDQWYPETARAMMLQGADYLLYPTAIGSEPAEVESPNSHHMWQRAMVGHAVSNSAFVIAANRIGTENVNGHEQTFYGHSFLADFTGEIVKEFGESEEGFLMHDVDLQEMRRFRAGMGFFRDRRPELYGPLLTLDGKTRRG from the coding sequence ATGACCGACCACCGTGACGCCAAGACCATCAAACTGGCCGTCGTGCAGATGCACATGAGCGACCGCCTCGACGACAACGTCGAGCGCGCCGAAGCGCACGTTCGCGCCGCCGCCGCCGCCGGCGCGAACGTCATCCTGCTGCCGGAACTGTTCGAGAACCTGTACTTCTGCCAGGTGGAACGCGAGGAGTACTTCGACCTCGCGCACGACGTCGAGAACCACCCGTTCCTGAGCCGCTTCGGCGCGCTCGCCCGCGAACTCGGCGTGGTACTGCCCGTCAGCTTCTTCGAACGCAGCGGGCACGCGTACTACAACAGCCTCGCCACGTTCGACGCGGACGGCACGCTGCTCGGCATCTACCGCAAGAGCCACATCCCCGACGGTCCCGGCTACGAGGAGAAGTACTACTTCAACCCCGGCGACACCGGCTTCAAGGTCTGGGACACCCGCTTCGGGCGGTTCGGCGTCGGCATCTGCTGGGACCAGTGGTACCCGGAAACGGCGCGCGCCATGATGCTCCAGGGCGCCGACTACCTGCTGTACCCCACCGCCATCGGCAGCGAACCCGCCGAAGTGGAAAGCCCGAACAGCCACCATATGTGGCAGCGCGCCATGGTCGGCCACGCCGTCAGCAACAGCGCGTTCGTGATCGCCGCGAACCGCATCGGCACCGAGAACGTGAACGGCCACGAGCAGACCTTCTACGGCCACAGCTTCCTCGCGGACTTCACCGGCGAAATCGTCAAGGAATTCGGCGAGTCCGAGGAAGGCTTCCTGATGCACGACGTGGACCTGCAGGAAATGCGCCGTTTCCGCGCCGGCATGGGATTCTTCCGGGACCGCCGCCCGGAACTGTACGGCCCGCTGCTCACCCTCGACGGTAAAACCCGCCGCGGCTGA